In Deinococcus proteolyticus MRP, a single genomic region encodes these proteins:
- a CDS encoding NADH:flavin oxidoreductase/NADH oxidase produces the protein MTIPTHPQHRSEDPVVTPTLLQGARMKSLELTNRIAVSPMCMYQAQNGLANDFHLVHYGSFALGGAGLILLEATAVSPEGRISPYDLGLWDDGQIGPLGHITDFAHRHGAKIGVQLAHAGRKASTHRPGEGHGALSEERGAWEVIAPSALAYSENYPQPREMTPEEIAATPAAFAAAARRAEIAGFDTVEIHAAHGYLLHQFLSPLSNARTDAYGGTFENRIRLLLEVVRAVREVWPEHLPLLVRISATDWVEGGWDLEQSAELARLLRFEGVDVLDVSSGGLDPRQQIAVEPLYQVPFAQAIKQAAPELEVMTVGLIETPMQAEQVLQEGMADWVALGRALLRDPHWPQRAAREFGIAPALPQPYARAGW, from the coding sequence ATGACAATCCCCACCCATCCCCAGCACCGCTCCGAAGACCCGGTGGTGACGCCTACGCTGCTCCAAGGCGCCCGGATGAAGAGCCTGGAACTCACCAACCGCATCGCCGTCTCTCCCATGTGCATGTACCAGGCCCAGAACGGGCTGGCCAACGATTTTCACCTCGTCCACTACGGGTCGTTCGCGCTGGGGGGCGCGGGCCTGATTCTGCTGGAAGCCACCGCCGTGAGCCCCGAAGGCCGCATCAGTCCCTACGACCTGGGGCTGTGGGACGACGGGCAAATCGGGCCGCTGGGCCACATCACCGACTTCGCCCACCGGCATGGGGCCAAAATCGGCGTGCAGCTGGCCCACGCCGGGCGCAAGGCGTCCACCCACCGCCCCGGCGAGGGCCACGGCGCCCTGTCGGAGGAGCGCGGCGCCTGGGAAGTGATTGCCCCCAGCGCCCTGGCCTACAGCGAGAACTACCCGCAACCCCGCGAGATGACGCCCGAAGAAATCGCCGCCACGCCCGCCGCCTTTGCCGCAGCCGCCCGCCGCGCCGAAATCGCTGGCTTCGATACGGTCGAGATTCATGCGGCGCACGGCTACTTGCTGCACCAGTTCCTGTCGCCGCTCAGCAACGCCCGCACCGATGCCTACGGCGGCACCTTCGAGAACCGCATCCGGCTGCTGCTGGAGGTGGTCCGCGCCGTGCGTGAGGTGTGGCCCGAGCACCTGCCGCTGCTGGTCCGTATCAGCGCGACCGACTGGGTGGAAGGCGGCTGGGACCTGGAGCAGTCTGCCGAGCTGGCCCGGCTGCTGCGTTTCGAAGGCGTGGACGTGCTCGATGTCAGCAGCGGCGGCCTGGACCCCCGCCAGCAAATTGCCGTGGAGCCGCTGTATCAGGTGCCGTTCGCGCAGGCCATCAAGCAGGCCGCGCCCGAGCTGGAGGTGATGACGGTGGGCCTGATAGAGACGCCCATGCAGGCCGAGCAGGTGCTGCAAGAAGGCATGGCCGACTGGGTGGCACTGGGCCGCGCCCTGCTGCGTGACCCGCACTGGCCGCAGCGGGCCGCCCGCGAGTTCGGGATTGCCCCGGCCCTGCCGCAGCCCTACGCACGGGCGGGCTGGTAA
- a CDS encoding YeeE/YedE family protein, producing MTRSTFPVSHTSSPQARHPERWAAAALLAGLAVLAGHFYGPDLQFRLGIGMALGYTLSRAALGFAGSVNRAYNTGSTRLMQALMGLFFLSALLTTGVMVAAGPTALDLWINPINGGLLLGGLLFGFGMTFSSCCASGVLTDLVTGPPRALVTLVFFSAGVFLGFPVQQKASLVTQSWLTTPTGAALDKGGVFLPDLFAWDGTGGYLGALLLTGALCLSVVWLSRQYQGRRERLGRLGYVPSERRQDELRQQRRREQAGAELRGGWLTEAGYQRLFVRPWTMAEGATVLAVLFFLLMAVTGSGWGASTPYGLWFGQALMALGVSPERLGEWTGLGAKPFLIPFFQHPITVQNIGITLGVVLFLLMSDRLRQVVRSALHLTPKEAGLYALGGLCMGVGTRLANGCNVGALFTPIANFSLSGWIFLVVMVIGGVAGNRFLRRMTP from the coding sequence ATGACACGCTCGACTTTTCCTGTCTCTCACACGTCTTCGCCGCAGGCACGCCACCCTGAGCGCTGGGCTGCTGCTGCCCTACTGGCAGGCCTGGCAGTGCTGGCCGGGCACTTCTACGGCCCGGACCTGCAATTCCGCCTGGGCATCGGCATGGCCCTGGGCTACACCCTGAGCCGCGCCGCGCTGGGGTTTGCCGGCAGCGTGAACCGCGCCTACAACACCGGGTCCACCCGGCTGATGCAGGCGCTGATGGGGCTCTTTTTTCTCAGCGCCCTGCTGACCACCGGGGTGATGGTGGCCGCCGGCCCTACAGCGCTGGACCTGTGGATCAATCCCATCAACGGCGGGCTGCTGCTGGGCGGGCTACTGTTCGGCTTCGGCATGACCTTTTCATCCTGCTGCGCTTCGGGCGTGCTGACCGACCTGGTCACGGGGCCGCCACGGGCGCTGGTTACGCTGGTCTTTTTCAGTGCCGGAGTCTTTCTGGGCTTTCCTGTTCAGCAAAAGGCCAGCCTGGTCACGCAGTCCTGGCTGACCACGCCCACCGGAGCCGCGCTGGATAAAGGAGGCGTGTTCCTGCCGGACCTGTTCGCCTGGGACGGCACCGGCGGTTACCTGGGCGCCCTGCTGCTGACCGGCGCCCTGTGCCTGAGCGTGGTGTGGCTGAGCCGGCAGTATCAGGGCCGGCGTGAGCGGCTGGGCCGCCTGGGATACGTGCCCAGTGAGCGCCGCCAGGACGAACTGCGCCAGCAGCGCCGCCGGGAACAGGCCGGCGCTGAGCTGCGCGGCGGCTGGCTGACCGAGGCCGGGTACCAGCGGCTGTTCGTGCGTCCCTGGACCATGGCCGAAGGAGCCACCGTGCTGGCGGTGCTGTTCTTCCTGCTGATGGCCGTGACGGGCAGTGGCTGGGGCGCCAGCACCCCTTATGGTCTGTGGTTCGGTCAGGCCCTGATGGCGCTGGGTGTCAGCCCGGAGCGCCTGGGCGAATGGACCGGCCTGGGCGCCAAGCCTTTTCTGATTCCGTTTTTCCAGCACCCCATCACCGTGCAGAACATAGGCATTACCCTCGGCGTGGTGCTGTTCCTGCTGATGTCCGACCGGCTGCGCCAGGTGGTGCGTTCTGCCCTGCACCTGACCCCGAAGGAAGCTGGGCTCTATGCCCTGGGCGGCCTGTGCATGGGCGTAGGCACCCGGCTCGCCAACGGCTGCAACGTGGGCGCGCTGTTTACCCCCATCGCCAACTTCTCGCTCTCTGGCTGGATTTTCCTGGTGGTGATGGTCATCGGTGGCGTGGCGGGCAACCGCTTCCTGCGCCGGATGACGCCCTGA
- a CDS encoding class I SAM-dependent rRNA methyltransferase: MTPPPSSRRNPPQVGQRSRTKSTSSQPAVTLTQQALRRIAGRYPFGHSKDIQDAPAGLEPGVVVTVRGADGSFVGRGYWNEGGATPLRLLTWQDEEIGAAFYRRRVEEALKRRAGRITGTDALRVLHAEADGLPGVVADQFGDVLSVQLRNAGVERHRELILKALRDVTGAAAAFERSDTGERRKEGLELTSGALWGELPEEVEFFEDDLTLFFRPLEAQKTGFFLDQRDNRRLMRSLVQPGQSFLDVYSYTGSFSLHAAKAGAKATAIDKDNVALATLETVARRNGVSVGVRWGDALEGLAVLQREKRRFDAAVFDPPTLAKRRDDLPRAKKIFTDGTAQVLDMLNPGGHLLVSTCAHYIGVNDLLDSARVAAGAAGCGAEVVDITYQPADHPHLLSVPESLYLKSILLRKEA, translated from the coding sequence ATGACTCCTCCCCCCTCGTCCCGCCGCAATCCGCCCCAGGTGGGCCAGCGCAGCAGAACCAAAAGCACCTCTTCCCAGCCGGCCGTGACCCTGACCCAGCAGGCCCTGCGCCGCATTGCCGGGCGCTATCCGTTCGGCCACAGCAAGGATATTCAGGACGCTCCCGCTGGCCTGGAGCCGGGCGTGGTGGTCACGGTGCGCGGCGCGGACGGTTCCTTCGTGGGGCGCGGCTACTGGAACGAGGGGGGCGCGACCCCGCTGCGGCTGCTGACCTGGCAGGATGAGGAAATCGGCGCCGCTTTTTACCGCCGCCGCGTGGAAGAAGCCCTGAAACGCCGTGCGGGCCGCATCACCGGCACGGACGCCCTGCGCGTGCTGCACGCCGAGGCCGACGGCCTGCCGGGCGTGGTGGCCGACCAGTTCGGAGACGTGCTGAGCGTGCAGCTGCGCAATGCTGGCGTGGAGCGGCACCGCGAGCTGATTCTGAAAGCCCTGCGCGACGTGACCGGGGCCGCCGCCGCCTTTGAGCGCAGCGACACGGGCGAGCGCCGCAAAGAGGGTCTGGAGCTGACCAGCGGAGCCCTGTGGGGCGAACTGCCGGAAGAAGTGGAGTTCTTCGAGGACGACCTGACCCTGTTTTTCCGGCCGCTGGAAGCGCAGAAGACCGGCTTTTTCCTTGACCAGCGCGACAACCGCCGGCTGATGCGCTCGCTGGTGCAGCCGGGCCAGAGCTTCCTGGACGTGTACTCGTATACCGGCTCCTTTAGCCTGCACGCGGCCAAGGCAGGCGCGAAGGCCACAGCAATCGACAAGGACAACGTGGCGCTGGCGACCCTGGAAACGGTGGCCCGCCGCAACGGAGTCAGCGTGGGCGTGCGCTGGGGCGACGCGCTGGAGGGGCTTGCCGTACTGCAACGCGAAAAGCGCCGCTTCGACGCCGCCGTGTTCGACCCGCCCACCCTCGCCAAGCGCCGCGACGACCTGCCCCGTGCCAAGAAAATCTTTACCGACGGCACGGCGCAGGTGCTGGACATGCTGAATCCCGGCGGGCATCTGCTGGTCAGCACCTGTGCCCACTACATCGGCGTGAACGACCTGCTCGACAGTGCCCGCGTGGCCGCTGGGGCTGCAGGCTGCGGCGCGGAAGTGGTGGACATCACCTACCAGCCCGCCGACCACCCCCACCTGCTGAGCGTGCCCGAAAGCCTGTACCTCAAGAGCATCCTGCTGCGGAAGGAGGCCTGA
- a CDS encoding ZIP family metal transporter, translated as MQAIQALPGAVQAGFWGLVSGAALLLGALVGLRFELPARWVAAVMAFGSGVLISALAFELMDEAYGRDGLTSTALGFLGGAVLYTAATILLDRWQGGSGDQEGEQSGAAFVAGALIDGIPESIVVGLSLLGGGAVSLVTVIAIFLSNIPEGLSGAAGMKGNHRPGQIVLLWTGVTLLLGLASLLGYTAFAHAPAGVAATTAVAAGGILAMLVNTMIPEAFKEDHNWSGLIAALGFLVSFALSKLGEGGGA; from the coding sequence ATGCAGGCGATTCAGGCGCTCCCCGGTGCAGTACAGGCCGGCTTCTGGGGACTGGTTTCGGGCGCGGCGCTGCTGCTGGGCGCGCTGGTCGGGCTGCGCTTCGAGTTGCCGGCGCGCTGGGTGGCCGCCGTGATGGCCTTCGGGTCCGGCGTCCTGATTTCGGCGCTGGCGTTCGAGCTGATGGACGAAGCCTACGGGCGTGACGGCCTGACTTCCACCGCGCTGGGGTTTCTGGGCGGCGCGGTGCTGTATACCGCTGCCACCATCCTGCTGGACCGCTGGCAGGGGGGCAGCGGCGACCAGGAAGGAGAGCAAAGCGGGGCGGCCTTCGTGGCCGGCGCCCTGATTGACGGGATTCCCGAATCCATCGTGGTGGGCCTCAGCCTGCTGGGCGGCGGGGCGGTCAGCCTGGTCACAGTCATCGCCATCTTCCTGAGCAACATTCCCGAAGGCCTTTCCGGAGCAGCCGGCATGAAGGGCAACCACCGCCCCGGCCAGATCGTGCTGCTGTGGACCGGCGTGACCCTGCTGCTGGGGCTGGCCTCGCTGCTGGGCTATACCGCTTTTGCCCACGCGCCGGCGGGGGTGGCGGCCACCACGGCGGTCGCCGCCGGCGGCATTCTCGCCATGCTGGTCAACACCATGATTCCCGAAGCGTTCAAGGAAGACCACAACTGGTCGGGACTGATTGCGGCGCTGGGCTTTTTGGTGTCGTTCGCGCTGAGCAAACTGGGTGAGGGGGGCGGCGCATGA
- a CDS encoding DMT family transporter, translating to MTATPSGTHATPSLPATSALRGAALLGLVTLIWGSTFAVIKTLGAQLDPAAMVAWRFTVAAAVLAPATLWQIQRRRRKYAARRPWTAALWRDAAILSAWLLASYGTQTVALQTTTANRTAFFTALSVLLVPLWLAAVQGRRLPAAVWLALPLALGGLGLLSWEGGALNVGDAWAVGCAVTYAGFIIALEGMAGRYPALPFTLAQVVWVAALGWGWTLLSGSAALPAASGAAAWAQAWGPLLYLGVFATALTTLLQTLGQRHVSAPVASLIYSLEPVSASVFSFLLIGEKIGPRGLLGGALVVASTVLSSQASGEAHPETPTPDAGRSPEDEDDLDDL from the coding sequence ATGACGGCGACTCCTTCGGGCACCCACGCCACGCCTTCTCTGCCGGCCACGTCCGCCCTGCGCGGAGCCGCGCTGCTGGGCCTGGTCACCCTGATCTGGGGCAGCACCTTTGCGGTCATCAAAACGCTGGGCGCACAGCTCGACCCCGCTGCCATGGTGGCCTGGCGCTTCACGGTCGCGGCGGCGGTGCTGGCTCCGGCCACGCTGTGGCAGATACAGCGCCGGCGGCGCAAATACGCGGCGCGGCGGCCCTGGACTGCGGCGCTGTGGCGCGACGCGGCCATTCTGAGCGCGTGGCTGCTGGCCAGCTACGGCACGCAGACCGTGGCCCTGCAAACCACCACCGCCAACCGCACCGCCTTTTTCACGGCGCTGAGCGTGCTGCTGGTCCCGCTGTGGCTGGCGGCCGTGCAGGGGCGCCGGCTGCCCGCCGCGGTCTGGCTGGCGCTGCCCCTGGCGCTGGGTGGGCTGGGGCTGCTGTCCTGGGAGGGCGGCGCCCTGAATGTAGGCGACGCCTGGGCGGTCGGCTGCGCGGTGACCTACGCCGGGTTCATCATCGCGCTGGAAGGCATGGCGGGGCGGTACCCGGCGCTGCCCTTCACGCTGGCGCAGGTGGTGTGGGTGGCGGCGCTGGGCTGGGGCTGGACCCTGCTGAGCGGGTCAGCGGCCCTCCCGGCGGCCAGCGGCGCGGCCGCCTGGGCCCAGGCCTGGGGACCGCTGCTGTATCTGGGCGTGTTCGCCACGGCGCTGACCACGCTGCTCCAGACTCTGGGCCAGCGCCACGTGAGCGCTCCGGTCGCCAGCCTGATTTACTCGCTGGAGCCGGTCAGCGCCAGCGTGTTCAGCTTCCTGCTGATTGGCGAGAAAATCGGCCCACGTGGCCTGCTGGGCGGCGCACTGGTGGTCGCCAGCACCGTGCTGAGCAGCCAGGCCAGCGGCGAGGCCCATCCGGAAACCCCCACTCCCGACGCCGGCCGCTCCCCGGAAGATGAGGACGACCTGGACGACCTGTAG
- a CDS encoding amidase family protein yields the protein MTPPKISAAQSYSAAQGRRQASREAETLRRPLDFSPFAAALDALTAERLSGLEALVRPATAAQLAAWQADGRLSAEDLTLLHLSRIQRLDAGQLNSVLELNPQALAGARTLDAERRGGRVRSPLHGLTVLIKDNVAVAGLHWTAGAAALAEHRAGQDAPLVARLRAAGAVILGKTNLSEWSNFMTEDSVNGYSVLGGHTRNPYGPFDVGGSSSGSAVAAAMNFATFTVGTETSGSLIYPGSQNALAVLKPSLGLVSRSGILPITEAQDTAGPMARSVADLALLLPALVGHDPADPVTLQAEGFTPPAALDPAALRGVRVALCLPGDLPPNARQTIEAGLAAAGAEAVPYDFQPPKPDWLSVMLHGMQQDLPRCLREGGAPVTTLDELVGFNAQHAHRAPYGQSLLERALDPAEQVSPGRYAAAKAANYQLATAALDGVLAATGARWTVSLSNELSGVYSAAGYPALTVPAGQYASGEPFGVTFIGPAFSDSELIGAAFAYEQATRARREPPASSLPG from the coding sequence ATGACCCCTCCCAAAATCTCGGCGGCGCAGAGTTACTCGGCCGCGCAGGGCCGGCGCCAGGCCAGCCGTGAAGCCGAAACGCTGCGGCGCCCGCTCGACTTCTCCCCTTTCGCCGCCGCGCTGGACGCCCTGACCGCTGAGCGCCTGAGTGGGCTCGAAGCGCTGGTCCGGCCTGCCACGGCGGCGCAGTTGGCCGCGTGGCAAGCGGACGGCCGCCTGAGTGCCGAGGACCTCACCCTGCTGCACCTGAGCCGAATTCAGCGGCTGGACGCCGGGCAGCTGAACAGCGTGCTGGAACTGAACCCGCAGGCCCTGGCGGGCGCCCGCACCCTGGACGCTGAGCGGCGCGGCGGCCGGGTCCGCTCGCCGCTGCATGGCCTGACGGTGCTCATCAAAGACAACGTAGCGGTGGCCGGGCTGCACTGGACCGCCGGAGCAGCGGCTCTGGCCGAGCACCGCGCCGGGCAGGACGCTCCGCTGGTGGCCCGGCTACGGGCAGCCGGCGCTGTCATTCTGGGCAAGACCAACCTTTCGGAATGGTCCAATTTCATGACCGAAGACTCGGTCAACGGCTACAGCGTCCTGGGGGGGCACACCCGCAACCCCTACGGCCCGTTCGACGTGGGCGGGTCCAGCTCCGGCTCAGCGGTGGCCGCCGCCATGAACTTTGCCACCTTCACGGTAGGCACCGAAACGTCCGGCTCGCTGATTTATCCGGGCAGCCAGAACGCTCTGGCCGTGCTGAAACCCAGCCTGGGCCTGGTCAGCCGCAGCGGGATTCTGCCTATTACCGAAGCACAGGACACCGCCGGCCCGATGGCCCGCAGCGTGGCCGACCTGGCGCTTCTCCTGCCTGCACTGGTAGGCCACGACCCGGCCGACCCGGTCACCTTACAGGCGGAAGGGTTCACGCCACCCGCTGCGCTGGACCCGGCCGCCCTGCGCGGCGTGCGGGTGGCGCTGTGCTTGCCCGGCGACCTTCCCCCCAACGCCCGCCAGACCATCGAGGCCGGACTGGCGGCAGCGGGTGCCGAGGCAGTCCCCTACGACTTTCAGCCGCCCAAGCCCGACTGGCTGAGCGTGATGCTGCACGGCATGCAGCAGGACCTGCCTCGCTGCTTGCGGGAAGGCGGGGCGCCGGTCACCACCCTGGACGAGCTTGTGGGCTTTAATGCACAGCACGCCCACCGCGCCCCCTACGGCCAGAGCCTGCTGGAGCGGGCGCTGGACCCGGCCGAGCAGGTTTCGCCTGGACGCTACGCCGCAGCCAAAGCGGCCAATTATCAGCTGGCAACCGCTGCGCTGGACGGTGTGCTGGCGGCGACCGGCGCCCGCTGGACCGTATCGCTGAGCAACGAGCTGTCGGGCGTATACTCGGCGGCCGGGTATCCGGCGCTGACCGTCCCGGCGGGGCAGTACGCGAGTGGCGAGCCGTTCGGCGTCACCTTTATCGGCCCGGCCTTCAGCGACTCGGAACTGATTGGGGCGGCCTTCGCCTACGAGCAGGCCACCCGGGCGCGGCGGGAACCGCCAGCTTCATCGCTGCCAGGGTGA
- the radA gene encoding DNA repair protein RadA, with amino-acid sequence MARSKTQYVCNSCGYVSAKPLGRCPNCQAWNSFEEQEPKPASGGRSSLGGAYGGIKGGKVTPLSSVSPREEPRTSSGIPELDRVLGGGLVAGGVTLIGGEPGIGKSTLLLQVADQITRRGGSVLYVAGEESLEQIRLRADRLGVQGDIQLTRDTRAEHVAALMEEHKPALCIVDSIQTVTAEGEGVSGGIAQVREGTAVLTRAAKETGTATVLVGHVTKEGTVAGPKVIEHIVDTTVFLESVGAFRLLRSVKNRFGQAGELGVFEMRGEGLIAVENPSAAFLAERPVGVPGSVVAATIDGQRPMLLEVQALAAKTPFPNPRRVVVGLDPRRVDVVLAVLERRLDLTLGGLDIYVNLAGGLKVADPGLDLAAALAVYSAVVGRPLAENVAVFGEVGLAGEVRSTTASLRRAEEAQRAGYKRLIVPPGLDGVTGIRSVEEAVAAAWKKSAPA; translated from the coding sequence ATGGCCCGCAGCAAGACGCAGTACGTCTGCAACAGTTGCGGCTACGTGTCGGCCAAGCCGCTGGGCCGCTGTCCCAACTGCCAGGCCTGGAACTCGTTCGAGGAGCAGGAGCCAAAGCCCGCGTCGGGTGGGCGCTCCAGCCTGGGCGGGGCGTATGGCGGCATCAAGGGCGGCAAGGTGACGCCGCTCAGCAGCGTCAGCCCCCGCGAGGAGCCGCGCACTTCCAGCGGGATTCCTGAGCTGGACCGCGTGCTGGGTGGCGGTCTGGTGGCGGGCGGCGTGACCCTGATTGGCGGTGAGCCAGGCATCGGCAAATCCACGCTGCTGCTGCAAGTGGCCGACCAGATTACGCGGCGCGGCGGCAGCGTGCTGTACGTGGCGGGCGAGGAATCGCTGGAGCAGATTCGCCTGCGGGCCGACCGACTGGGCGTGCAGGGTGACATCCAGCTCACCCGCGACACCCGCGCCGAGCATGTGGCCGCACTGATGGAAGAACACAAGCCCGCGCTGTGTATCGTGGACTCCATCCAGACCGTGACTGCCGAGGGCGAAGGCGTGAGCGGCGGCATCGCCCAGGTGCGTGAGGGCACCGCCGTGCTGACCCGCGCCGCCAAGGAAACGGGCACCGCCACCGTGCTGGTGGGCCATGTGACCAAAGAAGGCACGGTAGCTGGCCCCAAAGTGATTGAGCACATCGTGGATACCACCGTGTTTCTGGAATCGGTGGGGGCATTTCGGCTGCTGCGGAGCGTGAAAAACCGCTTCGGGCAAGCGGGTGAATTGGGTGTATTCGAGATGCGCGGCGAGGGCCTGATAGCGGTAGAAAATCCCAGTGCCGCTTTCCTGGCCGAGCGGCCTGTGGGGGTGCCGGGCAGCGTGGTGGCGGCCACCATAGACGGGCAGCGGCCTATGCTGCTGGAAGTGCAGGCACTGGCCGCCAAGACCCCCTTTCCCAACCCACGCCGCGTGGTGGTGGGCCTGGACCCCCGCCGGGTGGACGTGGTGCTGGCGGTGCTGGAGCGCCGGCTGGACCTGACCCTGGGCGGGCTGGACATCTACGTGAACCTGGCGGGCGGCCTCAAGGTGGCGGACCCTGGCCTGGATTTGGCGGCAGCTCTGGCGGTGTATTCCGCGGTGGTGGGCCGTCCGCTGGCCGAGAATGTGGCTGTGTTCGGTGAGGTGGGCCTGGCGGGTGAGGTGCGTTCTACCACCGCCAGCCTGCGCCGCGCCGAGGAAGCCCAGCGGGCCGGCTACAAGCGCCTGATTGTGCCGCCTGGTCTGGACGGGGTGACCGGCATCCGCAGTGTGGAAGAAGCCGTGGCCGCCGCCTGGAAAAAGTCGGCGCCGGCCTGA
- a CDS encoding DUF2087 domain-containing protein, with product MFKSFDGFTDDYGRITAWPSDKRTQHQMAILDHLTGLFESGRIYSPGEVSTMLRDHADESLEATLLTELTEGDYLTSDERGYWRADSRPTGANTPTREE from the coding sequence ATGTTCAAGAGCTTCGATGGATTTACCGACGACTACGGGCGCATCACCGCCTGGCCCTCTGACAAGCGCACGCAGCACCAGATGGCGATTCTGGACCACCTGACCGGGCTGTTCGAGTCGGGCCGCATCTACTCGCCTGGGGAAGTGAGCACCATGCTGCGCGACCACGCCGACGAGAGCCTGGAAGCCACGCTGCTCACCGAGCTGACCGAGGGCGATTACCTCACCTCGGACGAGCGCGGCTACTGGCGGGCCGACAGCCGCCCGACCGGAGCCAACACGCCCACGCGGGAAGAGTGA
- a CDS encoding MliC family protein → MRYVQAHELTFVVLRYEGQTYGLAPAVSGSGSRYVGLAGLDTASGLEWWEHQGAGSLSRYDPQTGETTPLLQDCKLRS, encoded by the coding sequence GTGCGTTACGTCCAGGCCCATGAGCTGACTTTTGTGGTGCTGCGCTACGAAGGGCAGACCTACGGCCTGGCGCCGGCGGTCAGCGGCAGCGGCAGCCGTTATGTGGGTCTGGCCGGGCTGGATACCGCATCGGGGCTGGAGTGGTGGGAGCACCAGGGCGCGGGCAGCCTCAGCCGCTACGATCCGCAGACGGGTGAAACCACGCCGCTGCTGCAAGACTGCAAGTTGCGGTCTTGA
- the proC gene encoding pyrroline-5-carboxylate reductase, whose amino-acid sequence MKLAMIGTGKLGSALLAGMLSRGVLAPEDMGLLSRDPQKTGRAAERFGAPVIGRGDLATAEYILLCVQPGAFQEVAAWAGGHPAGYISTLAGVTTGALRQRLGSGRVVRAMPSLAATIGRSQTALTATPGAEAAGDLAFARGLFGAVGDTYDIPEALFDTFTGMSASGLAYTAVFAEALADGGVRMGLPRPLANELAQKLLVSSGELLAERPHPALLKDEVCSPGGTTIAGIRALERSGFRASVMDAVEAATRRGHELGRGEPETETGDS is encoded by the coding sequence ATGAAACTGGCGATGATCGGCACCGGAAAACTGGGCAGCGCCCTGCTGGCGGGCATGCTTTCGCGGGGCGTACTGGCCCCGGAGGACATGGGCCTGCTGAGCCGCGACCCACAGAAGACCGGCCGGGCAGCGGAGCGTTTCGGGGCACCTGTCATCGGGCGCGGGGACCTGGCCACCGCCGAGTACATCCTGCTGTGCGTGCAGCCGGGAGCGTTTCAGGAAGTGGCGGCGTGGGCGGGCGGCCATCCGGCGGGGTACATCAGCACGCTGGCGGGCGTGACCACCGGAGCCCTGCGCCAGCGCCTGGGCAGCGGGCGGGTGGTGCGGGCCATGCCCAGCCTGGCTGCCACCATCGGCCGCTCGCAGACCGCACTGACCGCCACGCCCGGGGCCGAAGCGGCCGGCGACCTGGCCTTCGCGCGGGGGCTGTTCGGCGCGGTGGGCGACACCTACGACATCCCCGAAGCGCTGTTTGACACCTTTACCGGCATGAGCGCTTCGGGCCTGGCCTACACGGCCGTCTTTGCCGAGGCGCTGGCCGACGGCGGGGTGCGGATGGGCCTGCCCCGGCCCCTCGCCAACGAACTGGCCCAGAAGCTGCTGGTGTCCAGCGGCGAACTGCTGGCCGAGCGGCCCCACCCGGCCCTGCTCAAAGACGAGGTGTGCAGCCCCGGCGGCACCACCATCGCGGGCATCCGGGCGCTGGAACGCTCCGGCTTCCGCGCCAGCGTGATGGACGCCGTGGAAGCCGCCACCCGGCGCGGGCACGAGCTGGGGCGCGGGGAGCCGGAAACGGAAACGGGCGACAGTTAG